The Bacillus xiapuensis genome window below encodes:
- a CDS encoding M23 family metallopeptidase translates to MREGEKKKAPQKMKELLKKRWVFPAVYLMSAALLISGIVWYQMAGGGDEQVSDTKEQAIEEGQFNQPAEEVNSSVEQMAKPMKNADEAVVKTGFYDESASEKEQEASLVVYNNTYQPNTGIDFGTKDNKTFEVTAALGGKVSKVQEDSLLGNVIEIEHDNGIVTHYQSVKDIKVAEGDTVSQGDVLAKAGQSLYNEKAGIHVHFEVRKDQMALNPEDFFGKPVSAIKEAATGQESSETESGSE, encoded by the coding sequence ATGAGAGAGGGAGAAAAGAAAAAAGCCCCCCAAAAAATGAAAGAGCTATTGAAGAAACGCTGGGTATTCCCAGCCGTCTATCTAATGAGTGCCGCACTATTAATTTCAGGAATTGTTTGGTATCAGATGGCTGGCGGAGGCGACGAACAAGTATCTGATACGAAGGAACAGGCAATCGAGGAAGGACAGTTTAATCAGCCGGCGGAGGAAGTCAATTCATCTGTGGAGCAAATGGCCAAGCCGATGAAAAACGCAGATGAAGCCGTTGTGAAAACGGGCTTCTATGATGAAAGTGCATCCGAAAAGGAACAGGAAGCATCTCTAGTTGTATATAACAACACTTATCAGCCCAACACAGGAATTGATTTCGGCACGAAGGATAACAAAACCTTCGAAGTAACTGCCGCACTCGGCGGAAAGGTTTCCAAGGTGCAGGAAGATTCCTTGCTTGGTAATGTGATTGAAATTGAGCATGACAATGGCATCGTGACACATTACCAATCTGTGAAGGATATTAAAGTAGCAGAAGGCGACACGGTCTCCCAAGGGGATGTTTTGGCGAAGGCCGGCCAAAGCCTGTACAACGAAAAAGCAGGCATCCATGTGCACTTCGAAGTGCGCAAGGATCAAATGGCGTTAAATCCGGAAGACTTCTTCGGCAAGCCTGTATCAGCGATTAAAGAGGCGGCCACTGGTCAAGAATCATCCGAAACAGAAAGCGGCTCTGAATGA
- the mreB gene encoding rod shape-determining protein encodes MMSKDIGIDLGTANVLIHVKGQGIVLNEPSVVAIDKNTNKVLAVGGEAHRMVGRTPGNIIAIRPLRDGVIADFDITESMLKHFIDKLNVKGLMSKPRILICCPTNITSVEQKAIREAAEKSGGKMVYLEEEPKVAAVGAGMDIYQPSGNMVVDIGGGTTDVAVLSMGSIVTATSIKVAGDNFDTEILNYIKKEYKLLIGERTAENIKVNIATVYPNGRNEEMEIRGRDMVTGLPRILTVHSAEIEGALRESVALIVQAAKDVLEKTPPELSADIIDRGVILTGGGALLHGIDQLLAEELKVPVLVADNPMDCVAIGTGVMLENMDKLSKKKLI; translated from the coding sequence GTGATGTCAAAAGATATTGGAATTGATTTAGGAACCGCGAACGTGTTAATTCATGTTAAGGGTCAAGGGATTGTTTTAAATGAGCCTTCCGTCGTAGCCATTGATAAAAACACCAACAAGGTGCTGGCGGTAGGCGGAGAAGCTCACCGCATGGTCGGAAGAACGCCAGGCAATATCATTGCGATCCGTCCGCTGCGGGATGGAGTGATTGCGGATTTCGATATTACGGAATCGATGCTGAAACATTTTATTGATAAGCTGAATGTAAAAGGCCTGATGTCTAAGCCGCGGATTTTAATTTGCTGCCCGACGAATATTACAAGCGTTGAACAAAAAGCAATTCGCGAAGCCGCAGAAAAAAGCGGCGGCAAAATGGTTTACTTAGAAGAAGAGCCAAAAGTAGCAGCGGTCGGCGCCGGCATGGATATTTACCAGCCGAGCGGAAATATGGTTGTCGACATTGGCGGCGGCACAACCGATGTGGCAGTGCTGTCCATGGGATCGATTGTTACGGCGACCTCCATTAAGGTAGCGGGCGACAACTTTGACACGGAAATTCTTAACTACATTAAGAAAGAGTACAAGCTGTTAATCGGAGAGCGCACCGCTGAAAACATTAAAGTCAATATTGCGACGGTCTATCCAAACGGCCGCAATGAAGAAATGGAAATTCGCGGCCGCGATATGGTCACCGGCCTTCCGCGTATTTTAACGGTCCACTCCGCCGAAATTGAAGGAGCGCTTAGAGAATCGGTCGCTTTGATCGTTCAAGCGGCCAAGGATGTATTGGAGAAAACACCTCCTGAATTATCCGCCGACATTATTGACCGTGGCGTTATATTAACAGGCGGCGGCGCCCTCCTTCATGGCATTGACCAACTATTGGCCGAAGAGCTGAAGGTTCCCGTACTAGTCGCTGACAATCCAATGGATTGCGTAGCGATCGGAACAGGCGTCATGTTGGAAAATATGGACAAACTTTCAAAGAAAAAATTAATCTGA
- a CDS encoding VanZ family protein, with protein MKIFVKGLSTIAPFVYMAAVWILSGLPDDTIMRLKQNETDRFVKESLHLVEFAILYVLIIIALLANGRFSRGAHLAAALVASFYGLVDEIHQHFVPYRSATVIDAVKDVTGVLICFWLVETACFKRTGSQLARRMDRFSRWIQS; from the coding sequence ATGAAGATTTTCGTGAAAGGCCTGTCCACTATCGCGCCATTTGTGTATATGGCAGCTGTTTGGATTCTTTCTGGCTTGCCTGATGATACCATTATGCGGCTTAAGCAAAATGAAACGGATCGTTTCGTAAAGGAATCGCTGCATTTAGTGGAGTTTGCCATCCTGTATGTCTTGATCATCATCGCTTTGTTAGCGAACGGCCGTTTTTCCAGAGGGGCTCATCTGGCGGCTGCACTAGTCGCCAGCTTTTATGGACTTGTTGATGAAATACATCAGCACTTTGTTCCCTATCGTTCCGCTACAGTCATAGATGCGGTGAAAGATGTAACGGGAGTGCTTATATGCTTTTGGCTGGTGGAAACCGCTTGCTTCAAGCGGACAGGCAGCCAGCTGGCCCGGCGGATGGATCGCTTCAGCCGCTGGATTCAATCCTGA
- a CDS encoding flagellar hook-basal body protein encodes MFRGFYTAASGMIAQQRRTEMLTNNMSNANTPGYKADRSSLRAFPEMLLQRMDQTSIPVKKKLNLPFHSQVGALNTGVYMQETMPNFVQGDLRETGLKTDVALVDVDMPMNEETGQTAMTFYRIQGQDGQERYTRNGNFTLDADGYLTTASGLYVLNAQGNRIQLNSGDVAIDENGQILQDGQPAGQIGIGYAENPNLLIKEGDGLYRLENGELPSAYAQGNIQFRLQQGFLERSNADAGRTMTDMLSAYRSFEANQKVLTAYDRSMEKAANEIGRVN; translated from the coding sequence ATGTTTCGTGGTTTTTATACGGCGGCTTCGGGGATGATTGCTCAGCAGCGCCGCACGGAGATGCTGACGAATAATATGTCGAATGCGAATACGCCCGGGTATAAAGCGGATCGGTCGTCTTTGCGGGCGTTTCCGGAGATGCTTTTGCAGCGGATGGATCAGACGTCGATTCCAGTGAAAAAAAAGCTGAATCTTCCGTTTCATTCGCAGGTAGGGGCCTTGAATACGGGCGTGTACATGCAGGAGACTATGCCGAATTTTGTGCAGGGAGATTTGCGGGAAACCGGCTTGAAGACGGATGTGGCTCTGGTGGATGTCGATATGCCTATGAACGAAGAGACTGGACAAACGGCGATGACTTTTTATAGAATACAAGGCCAGGACGGTCAGGAGCGTTATACGCGCAACGGGAATTTTACGCTGGATGCTGACGGGTATTTGACGACGGCGAGCGGCCTTTATGTGCTGAATGCGCAAGGCAATCGGATTCAGCTGAATTCCGGTGATGTCGCCATTGATGAAAACGGGCAGATTTTGCAAGATGGACAGCCGGCTGGCCAAATTGGCATTGGGTATGCAGAAAATCCTAACCTGCTGATTAAGGAAGGGGATGGGCTGTATCGTCTGGAAAACGGCGAGCTCCCTAGTGCTTATGCCCAAGGAAACATTCAATTTCGATTGCAGCAAGGGTTTTTAGAACGGTCGAACGCCGATGCTGGCCGCACGATGACGGATATGCTATCGGCTTACCGCTCTTTTGAAGCGAACCAAAAGGTGTTAACTGCCTATGACCGCAGCATGGAAAAGGCGGCTAATGAAATTGGCCGAGTGAACTAA
- a CDS encoding YwpF family protein → MKTFKIAGFFLSEPDYSREIELIDGLIINRENEQRSWLIELYVDYQYEDLFKACQRQGEEINVQLLISHRDNDPATFTAKMREMNKLDRGINVLLEGRLQKMRNLYAKQVLERLVSKGLEGDALIDAFHTQLTRRRNIPSPKKE, encoded by the coding sequence ATGAAAACATTTAAGATTGCCGGATTTTTCCTATCCGAACCCGACTATTCGCGGGAAATCGAATTAATAGACGGATTGATTATTAACCGCGAAAATGAGCAACGCTCGTGGCTGATTGAATTATATGTCGATTATCAGTATGAAGATCTGTTCAAGGCATGCCAAAGGCAAGGGGAGGAAATAAATGTTCAATTGCTGATTTCCCATCGCGACAATGATCCCGCCACCTTCACCGCGAAAATGAGAGAAATGAATAAGCTCGACCGCGGCATCAATGTGCTGCTTGAGGGCAGACTGCAAAAAATGCGCAACCTCTACGCCAAGCAAGTACTGGAAAGACTCGTCAGCAAAGGATTAGAAGGAGATGCCTTGATTGATGCCTTCCATACCCAGCTTACACGCAGACGTAATATCCCGTCTCCCAAAAAAGAATGA
- the fabZ gene encoding 3-hydroxyacyl-ACP dehydratase FabZ — protein MLDIQQIKEIIPHRYPFLLVDRILEVEEGKRAVGIKNVTGNEEFFNGHFPDYPVMPGVLIIEALAQVGAVAMLIKEENRGKLGFLAGVDKCRFKRQIRPGDQLRLEVEMIRFRGAIGKGKASATVDGELACEAEITFALK, from the coding sequence ATGCTGGATATTCAGCAAATTAAAGAGATCATTCCGCATCGCTATCCGTTTCTGCTCGTAGATCGGATTTTGGAAGTGGAAGAAGGAAAAAGAGCGGTCGGTATTAAAAATGTCACAGGCAATGAAGAATTCTTTAACGGCCATTTTCCGGATTATCCGGTCATGCCCGGTGTATTGATCATTGAAGCGCTCGCCCAAGTCGGGGCGGTTGCCATGCTGATAAAGGAAGAAAACCGCGGCAAGCTCGGCTTTCTGGCCGGCGTGGATAAGTGCCGCTTTAAGCGCCAAATCCGGCCGGGCGATCAGCTTCGGCTAGAGGTGGAAATGATTCGTTTTCGCGGGGCGATCGGCAAAGGCAAGGCGTCAGCCACAGTGGACGGGGAGCTGGCCTGTGAAGCTGAAATTACCTTCGCTTTGAAATAA
- the spoIID gene encoding stage II sporulation protein D → MKKHHYLSFAFAALLITAIIVPSLLVTSFAQGEKEVAVKEVKKPRSAPTAKEPAVAVFRSASQQTETFPLEQYVAGVVAAEMPAEFEKEALKAQALTARTFIVKHMMNGKRANGGQAHVTDTVNHQVFRTKKELQRIWGKDYDWKWKKITEAVQDTKGQIITYNNSPITASFFSTSNGYTENSEDYWNAPLPYLKSVSSPWDERSPKYLSKKVMPIREFEQKLGVSIGSDQEAGTITARTPGKRIAKIKIGSKEFTGREVREKLGLPSSDFSWVLKGEEVVISTKGYGHGVGMSQYGANGMAKAGKTHLEIIKHYYQQTDVEKASRYVNEAGAAKK, encoded by the coding sequence ATGAAAAAACACCATTACCTCTCGTTCGCTTTTGCCGCTTTACTGATCACAGCTATCATCGTTCCTTCCCTGCTTGTTACTTCTTTTGCACAAGGAGAAAAAGAAGTGGCTGTCAAAGAAGTCAAAAAGCCCAGATCGGCGCCCACCGCGAAAGAGCCGGCTGTGGCTGTGTTCCGTTCAGCCAGTCAGCAAACAGAAACGTTTCCGCTGGAGCAGTATGTCGCGGGGGTTGTTGCGGCTGAAATGCCGGCTGAATTTGAAAAAGAAGCGCTCAAGGCTCAGGCGTTGACCGCGCGCACATTTATCGTCAAGCACATGATGAATGGCAAGCGCGCCAATGGAGGCCAGGCGCATGTGACAGATACAGTCAATCACCAAGTATTTAGAACGAAGAAAGAGCTTCAGAGGATTTGGGGGAAGGATTACGATTGGAAGTGGAAGAAGATCACGGAGGCAGTTCAAGACACGAAGGGCCAGATCATCACGTACAACAACTCGCCGATTACCGCTTCTTTCTTCTCGACTAGCAATGGCTACACCGAGAACTCCGAGGATTATTGGAATGCACCGCTTCCTTATTTAAAGAGCGTCAGCAGCCCGTGGGATGAGCGCTCTCCAAAATACCTCTCCAAGAAAGTCATGCCCATCAGAGAATTCGAGCAAAAGCTGGGTGTGTCCATCGGCAGCGACCAAGAAGCGGGGACGATTACCGCGCGGACGCCGGGCAAGCGCATTGCCAAAATTAAGATTGGTTCTAAAGAATTCACCGGCCGGGAAGTCCGCGAAAAACTGGGTCTGCCCTCCTCCGATTTCAGCTGGGTGTTAAAAGGAGAGGAAGTCGTGATCTCTACAAAGGGCTACGGACATGGCGTTGGAATGAGCCAGTACGGCGCAAACGGCATGGCGAAGGCGGGCAAGACTCACCTGGAGATTATTAAGCATTACTACCAGCAGACTGACGTTGAGAAAGCCTCCCGTTATGTCAATGAAGCGGGAGCTGCTAAGAAATAA
- the spoIIID gene encoding sporulation transcriptional regulator SpoIIID — protein sequence MHDYIKERTIKIGEYIVETKKTVRVIAKEFGVSKSTVHKDLTERLPEINPELAQRVKTILDYHKSIRHLRGGEATKKKYSKEEALPQ from the coding sequence GTGCACGATTACATCAAGGAGAGGACGATCAAGATCGGAGAGTATATCGTGGAGACGAAGAAAACAGTGAGAGTCATCGCAAAGGAGTTTGGCGTATCGAAAAGCACTGTTCATAAGGATTTGACAGAACGGCTGCCGGAGATTAATCCAGAGCTTGCTCAGCGTGTGAAAACCATTTTGGATTATCACAAATCCATCCGGCACTTGCGCGGAGGAGAAGCCACCAAGAAGAAATACTCGAAGGAAGAAGCATTGCCGCAATAA
- a CDS encoding flagellar hook-basal body protein — translation MNRTMIASVNTLSQLQHKLDILSNNISNVGTNGFKRREANFTELMNQNIQNMRRNDAGRLTPAGIRMGTGAKLAQSQLVGALGSMQQTGRKLDFAFSNEKQYFKVLVQENGRGKVHYTRDGAFSLSPINAGQVMLVTNEGRPVLDENNQTITFNPDAGDIQLLDGGVLRAGGQTFNLGVVTINKPQFLEQAGSNLLTLPDNPAVPEEQILQNLTGANRGDIALLQHALEASNVDMSKEMVEMMNVQRAYQFQSRSISLSDQMLGLINGMR, via the coding sequence ATGAATCGTACGATGATTGCATCTGTTAATACGTTAAGTCAACTGCAGCATAAGCTTGATATACTCAGCAACAATATCAGCAATGTTGGAACGAATGGATTTAAGCGCCGAGAAGCAAACTTTACCGAATTGATGAATCAAAACATCCAGAACATGAGACGAAATGACGCCGGACGGCTCACGCCTGCAGGCATTCGCATGGGGACAGGAGCAAAGCTCGCTCAGTCGCAGCTCGTGGGAGCACTGGGCAGCATGCAGCAGACAGGGCGAAAGCTGGACTTTGCCTTTTCTAATGAAAAGCAGTATTTTAAAGTGCTCGTTCAAGAAAATGGCCGGGGAAAGGTTCACTACACTCGCGATGGGGCTTTTTCTCTTTCGCCGATAAATGCCGGCCAAGTCATGCTTGTCACGAATGAAGGCCGCCCGGTGCTGGACGAAAACAATCAAACGATCACATTCAATCCTGACGCCGGGGACATTCAGCTGTTGGATGGCGGCGTTCTGCGCGCGGGCGGTCAAACCTTTAATCTTGGCGTCGTCACGATTAATAAACCGCAATTTTTAGAGCAAGCAGGTTCTAATCTGCTTACGCTTCCGGATAATCCGGCTGTGCCGGAAGAGCAAATTCTGCAGAATCTGACGGGAGCCAATCGCGGAGACATCGCTCTTTTGCAGCATGCATTGGAAGCATCCAATGTTGATATGAGTAAAGAGATGGTCGAAATGATGAATGTCCAACGCGCCTACCAGTTTCAATCCCGTTCCATTTCGCTGTCTGACCAAATGCTAGGACTTATTAATGGCATGCGCTAG
- a CDS encoding DEAD/DEAH box helicase codes for MLRTKTIKIHMTLTKEQWFFLYAEDRNGSELPPGEWIKQLFLHHEESFYGSRLPQLVLEGRNGVRLSAWQWVTLFKSEQFNRFIHWEWDELGHFSLGVAPVLYETVADGRFLPDFQEDGVTWKVPNEVWEEFSPSFWEEYVLTMSNRELITSLFQLCAEEAFQEAGNARQRLNQLAGGKLTHDELNRFFDPARWREWIGTKPSEAPFSAGLRLTEPAKDGESWQLETVLIHKKNPEKIYPLAGRRPKSWEPFLEEAALEQARWLRLFPWLNDSGQLRSQLAEEKAFLFLTEASEKLMQLGVPILLPSWWESVRKASLSLSAKVSSQGASRRPAMVGLQAILDFNWRLSMNGAELTEEQFEELAAANRRLVKVNGEWIQLDPDMVRKIQGLMRKAKKEGLRIQDLLEQELRDDQVPADEWSDPRLFAQIQIDLNRSFQKMMAQLRDAHKIPLEPAPAQLHAELRPYQQLGMSWMLFLRSCGLGACLADDMGLGKTIQLISYLLHVKEREKPETPALIICPTSVLGNWQKELERFAPSLRTVLHYGSTRHQEGDLQEAVQGADVVLTSYGLSHLDFDVISPIEWSTVALDEAQNIKNAHTKQSRAIRQLKGKHHIALTGTPMENRLSELWAIFDFTNHGYLSSLQQFQKNYIVPIEKDSNKTKVKQLQSKIRPFLLRRTKTDPEVELNLPDKLEQKEYCPLTPEQAVLYEQLVRETMEEIGTLSAFERRGLILKMLNKMKQLCNHPALYLKEDHPHHVIERSEKMNKLMELIDHIQERQEACLIFTQYIGMGELIQREIERRFGIAVPFLNGSTSKEQRDRLVKNFQDGGFPVFLLSLKAGGTGLNLTAANHVIHYDRWWNPAVENQATDRAYRIGQDRFVHVHKMIATGTLEEKIDLMLEKKQALNEEIIRSDQWVTELSNEELLELISLSE; via the coding sequence ATGCTTAGAACTAAAACGATCAAGATACACATGACATTAACAAAAGAGCAATGGTTTTTTTTGTATGCCGAAGACAGGAACGGATCAGAGCTTCCTCCCGGTGAATGGATCAAGCAGCTCTTCTTGCATCATGAAGAAAGCTTTTATGGCTCCCGCCTTCCACAGCTCGTGCTTGAAGGCCGAAACGGCGTGCGGCTGTCAGCTTGGCAATGGGTCACTTTGTTTAAAAGCGAACAGTTTAACCGTTTCATTCATTGGGAATGGGATGAACTCGGTCACTTCAGTCTGGGGGTCGCTCCCGTGCTTTACGAAACGGTGGCTGACGGCCGCTTCTTGCCAGACTTTCAGGAGGATGGCGTAACGTGGAAAGTCCCGAACGAAGTCTGGGAGGAATTTTCCCCTTCTTTTTGGGAGGAATATGTGCTTACGATGAGCAACCGTGAGCTCATCACCTCCCTTTTCCAGCTATGTGCAGAGGAAGCCTTCCAGGAGGCTGGAAACGCTCGGCAGCGGCTGAACCAATTGGCTGGAGGCAAGCTGACACATGATGAGCTGAACCGCTTTTTCGATCCGGCTCGCTGGCGCGAGTGGATAGGCACGAAACCAAGCGAAGCGCCTTTCTCTGCCGGTCTCCGGCTGACCGAACCCGCGAAAGACGGCGAATCCTGGCAGCTGGAGACCGTACTGATTCACAAGAAAAATCCGGAGAAGATTTATCCGCTGGCCGGGCGCCGGCCCAAAAGCTGGGAGCCGTTTCTTGAAGAAGCGGCGCTCGAGCAAGCTCGCTGGCTGCGGCTATTTCCATGGCTGAATGACAGCGGACAGCTTCGTTCTCAGCTTGCGGAAGAAAAAGCATTTCTATTTCTTACAGAAGCCAGCGAGAAGCTGATGCAGCTCGGCGTGCCGATTCTTCTGCCCTCTTGGTGGGAATCGGTTCGCAAAGCCTCCCTCTCGCTTTCAGCCAAAGTTTCGTCCCAGGGCGCCAGCCGCCGCCCAGCCATGGTCGGTTTACAAGCCATTCTAGACTTCAATTGGCGCTTATCTATGAACGGTGCGGAATTAACGGAGGAACAGTTTGAAGAGCTGGCGGCAGCCAACCGCCGGCTCGTGAAGGTAAATGGCGAATGGATCCAGCTCGACCCTGACATGGTCCGCAAAATTCAAGGGCTTATGAGAAAAGCGAAAAAAGAAGGGCTGCGAATTCAGGATTTGCTTGAGCAGGAGCTTAGAGATGATCAGGTGCCTGCCGATGAATGGTCAGATCCGCGCCTGTTCGCTCAAATACAAATCGACTTAAATCGCTCCTTTCAAAAAATGATGGCGCAGCTCAGAGATGCTCACAAGATTCCGCTTGAACCGGCCCCTGCCCAATTGCATGCCGAACTGCGGCCGTACCAGCAATTGGGAATGAGCTGGATGCTATTCTTGCGCTCATGTGGATTAGGCGCTTGCTTGGCTGACGACATGGGTCTTGGAAAAACGATTCAATTGATTTCTTATCTGCTTCACGTAAAAGAGCGGGAAAAACCGGAAACGCCGGCTTTAATTATTTGCCCGACATCGGTTCTCGGCAACTGGCAAAAGGAATTGGAACGCTTTGCTCCCAGCCTGCGCACCGTTCTTCATTACGGCAGCACCCGCCATCAAGAAGGCGACTTGCAAGAGGCGGTTCAAGGAGCAGATGTGGTGCTGACCTCCTACGGGCTGTCGCATCTGGACTTTGATGTAATTTCGCCGATTGAATGGAGCACGGTGGCCCTGGATGAAGCGCAAAACATTAAAAATGCGCATACGAAGCAGTCCCGCGCCATCCGCCAATTAAAAGGCAAGCATCATATCGCATTGACAGGCACGCCGATGGAAAACCGCCTGTCCGAATTATGGGCCATCTTTGACTTTACCAATCATGGCTACTTAAGCAGCCTGCAGCAATTCCAAAAGAATTATATTGTGCCGATTGAAAAGGACAGCAACAAAACAAAAGTCAAACAGCTTCAATCCAAGATTCGTCCTTTCTTATTGCGGCGCACGAAAACAGATCCTGAAGTGGAGCTGAATTTGCCAGATAAGCTTGAACAGAAAGAATACTGTCCGCTAACCCCCGAACAGGCGGTGCTCTATGAGCAGCTTGTACGGGAAACGATGGAGGAAATCGGCACGCTTTCCGCTTTTGAACGGCGCGGATTGATTTTAAAAATGCTCAACAAAATGAAACAGCTTTGCAATCATCCCGCCCTCTATTTAAAAGAAGATCATCCCCACCATGTGATCGAGCGCTCAGAAAAAATGAATAAGCTGATGGAGCTGATCGATCACATTCAAGAGCGGCAGGAAGCTTGCCTAATCTTCACGCAATATATCGGCATGGGCGAGTTAATCCAGCGGGAAATCGAACGCCGCTTCGGTATAGCCGTTCCATTTCTAAACGGCAGCACATCCAAGGAACAGCGGGACCGTTTAGTAAAGAACTTTCAAGACGGAGGATTTCCCGTCTTCCTGCTTTCCTTGAAAGCTGGCGGGACAGGGCTGAATTTAACAGCGGCAAATCACGTCATTCATTACGACCGCTGGTGGAATCCTGCCGTTGAAAATCAAGCGACCGATCGGGCATACCGGATCGGCCAAGACCGCTTCGTGCACGTCCATAAAATGATTGCGACCGGCACACTGGAAGAAAAAATCGACCTGATGCTCGAGAAGAAGCAGGCGCTGAACGAAGAAATCATCCGCAGCGATCAATGGGTAACGGAATTATCCAATGAGGAACTGCTTGAACTCATCAGCTTGAGTGAATAA
- a CDS encoding DNA-directed RNA polymerase subunit beta: MAKKRTKKMTRLTPMGRFVVGSFFLWVIATAGALVGYSLIGNGHPLEVFNPKTWIHLAEVLYNSLK, encoded by the coding sequence TTGGCAAAAAAGCGAACGAAAAAAATGACAAGACTGACGCCGATGGGCCGTTTTGTTGTCGGTTCATTTTTTCTTTGGGTGATTGCAACAGCTGGCGCTCTTGTTGGCTACAGTCTGATAGGAAACGGCCATCCACTGGAGGTTTTCAACCCGAAAACGTGGATCCATCTAGCCGAAGTGCTGTACAACAGTTTGAAATAA
- a CDS encoding single-stranded DNA-binding protein, translating to MINQVTLVGRLTKDPELRYTADGKGILNMTVAVSRPYRTKEGAAATDFIYCTVWNKLAENTAQYCCKGSLVGVLGAIQTRNYEDKSGKRVYVTEVLAHTVRFLDKRRNESSEVLPILTIP from the coding sequence ATCATCAATCAAGTAACGCTCGTCGGACGATTGACGAAGGATCCTGAATTGCGGTACACGGCAGACGGTAAGGGGATTTTGAACATGACCGTTGCTGTAAGCCGTCCTTATCGCACAAAGGAAGGAGCGGCCGCCACAGATTTCATCTACTGCACGGTCTGGAACAAGCTGGCTGAAAACACGGCGCAGTATTGCTGCAAAGGCTCGCTTGTTGGAGTGCTTGGCGCCATTCAGACGAGAAATTACGAGGACAAAAGCGGCAAGAGAGTGTACGTCACCGAGGTGCTCGCTCATACGGTCCGCTTTTTGGACAAAAGGCGAAACGAGTCGTCTGAGGTCTTGCCGATTCTAACCATTCCATAG